One Fontisphaera persica DNA window includes the following coding sequences:
- a CDS encoding HEAT repeat domain-containing protein produces the protein MFVSRTTQRRPGVAGKAVQWTLVLACLAAAAAAAAAPVVDLDRAVAEAMAYQSGRNVEPLRQLEAAVREAVANRSRRSAVESALVRLLAPQATFEARRFACTQLAILGSDGALNALGEMLKEPETAGIACLALASNPSAKVTDLLLKSLETAPPAAREQIVVTLGDRRAPAAVKALVPLTRDSQPALREAAIVALGKIASAPALEALAELRRSGEASVARVAVQASLAAADAAARARNARAAAAIYEELLAGTQPVYVRRAALEGLLRLDADGGQQRALAVMRGADAALKPSAIYHVRNMSGRGVSALFAAELPRLATVEQVLLLDSLAARKDADALQALKDATQAPAAAVRQAAVKALAQVGDASAVPVLVQALVSYTTAAEQQTVEMALASLPGGAQVDEALVQALQTSPPAALPGLMNAAGRRGVKAAVPVMLNAAASENLAIARAAFRALGRVATPADLPGLVEQLTRVRAGAAREDAETTVIKMLEREPNPARRVAVVREALQKTGAAAVESRISLLRLLPACGSAEALAVLQAERRQEHAALRDAALRALAEWPDAAAVDVLLEEARQASQNTERVLALRGAARLLGQGGGTPAQAAGRFEKAMALARSDAEKKLIISAMSGLQHEQALQLLEPLLDNPAVRAEAEQAALRLAPRLAGAWPEAARRLLGKLSASPTSGKAAKELLDTLEKAGGYLLGWQVAGPFTAEGKDGQALFDHVFPPEQNPAPVSVTWQMAAVGTLKERPWQVDLAGLFPGDHRVAYARVWVYSETAQPARLELGADDGLKAWFNGQVVLSANRGGDVKPGEFKADLALKPGWNAILLKITQWTSGWGFCARLVKPDGAPLSPLRLSPYPPETP, from the coding sequence ATGTTCGTCTCAAGGACAACTCAACGGCGCCCGGGCGTGGCGGGCAAGGCGGTGCAATGGACGTTGGTGCTGGCGTGCTTGGCCGCGGCGGCGGCGGCGGCGGCGGCGCCGGTGGTGGATTTGGACCGCGCGGTGGCGGAGGCCATGGCGTATCAGTCGGGCCGGAATGTCGAGCCGCTGCGCCAGCTTGAGGCGGCGGTGCGCGAGGCGGTGGCCAACCGCTCGCGGCGCTCGGCGGTGGAGAGCGCGTTGGTGCGGCTGCTCGCGCCGCAGGCGACTTTTGAGGCGCGGCGGTTTGCCTGTACGCAACTGGCCATTTTGGGCAGCGATGGCGCGTTGAATGCCTTGGGCGAAATGCTCAAGGAGCCGGAGACCGCCGGCATCGCCTGTCTGGCGCTGGCGTCCAATCCGTCAGCCAAGGTCACCGACCTGCTCTTGAAATCCCTGGAAACGGCCCCGCCTGCGGCGCGGGAGCAAATCGTGGTGACACTGGGGGATCGCCGCGCGCCGGCGGCGGTGAAAGCGCTGGTTCCCCTGACGCGGGACAGCCAGCCGGCGTTGCGCGAGGCGGCGATTGTGGCGCTGGGCAAAATTGCCTCGGCGCCGGCGTTGGAGGCGCTGGCCGAGCTGCGGCGCAGCGGGGAGGCCAGCGTGGCGCGGGTGGCCGTGCAGGCCTCGCTGGCGGCGGCGGACGCGGCGGCGCGGGCGCGCAACGCGCGGGCGGCGGCGGCGATTTATGAGGAACTCTTGGCCGGCACGCAGCCGGTGTATGTGCGGCGGGCGGCACTGGAAGGATTGTTGCGGCTGGATGCGGACGGCGGCCAGCAGCGGGCGCTGGCGGTGATGCGCGGCGCGGATGCCGCCCTGAAGCCCTCGGCGATTTATCATGTGCGCAACATGAGCGGTCGGGGCGTTTCGGCGTTGTTTGCGGCGGAGCTGCCGCGGCTGGCGACGGTGGAGCAGGTGTTGCTGTTGGACTCGCTGGCGGCGCGCAAGGATGCGGACGCATTGCAGGCGCTCAAGGACGCGACGCAGGCGCCGGCGGCGGCGGTGCGGCAGGCGGCGGTGAAGGCGCTGGCCCAGGTGGGCGATGCCTCGGCGGTGCCGGTGCTGGTGCAGGCGCTGGTGAGTTACACCACGGCGGCGGAACAGCAAACGGTGGAGATGGCGCTGGCGAGTTTGCCGGGCGGGGCGCAGGTGGATGAGGCGCTGGTGCAGGCGCTGCAAACCAGCCCGCCGGCGGCGTTGCCGGGGCTCATGAACGCTGCGGGACGGCGGGGAGTCAAGGCGGCGGTGCCGGTGATGTTAAACGCGGCGGCCAGTGAGAACCTGGCCATTGCGCGGGCAGCGTTTCGCGCGCTGGGGCGAGTGGCCACGCCCGCTGACTTGCCGGGGCTGGTGGAGCAATTAACCCGGGTGCGCGCGGGGGCAGCGCGTGAGGATGCCGAGACCACGGTGATTAAAATGTTGGAGCGTGAGCCCAATCCCGCCCGCCGGGTGGCCGTGGTGCGGGAGGCCCTGCAAAAGACCGGCGCGGCGGCGGTGGAGAGCCGGATTTCTTTGCTGCGCCTGTTGCCGGCCTGTGGCAGCGCGGAGGCGCTGGCGGTGTTGCAGGCCGAGCGCCGGCAGGAGCATGCCGCGCTGCGGGACGCGGCCTTGCGCGCGCTGGCGGAATGGCCGGACGCGGCGGCGGTGGATGTGCTGTTGGAGGAGGCGCGGCAGGCGTCGCAAAACACGGAGCGGGTGCTGGCCTTGCGGGGCGCGGCCCGCCTGCTGGGACAAGGGGGCGGGACGCCGGCGCAGGCGGCGGGGCGCTTTGAAAAGGCCATGGCGCTGGCCCGGAGTGACGCGGAGAAGAAACTCATCATCAGCGCGATGTCGGGTTTGCAGCACGAGCAGGCGCTGCAACTGTTGGAGCCGCTGCTGGACAATCCGGCGGTGCGGGCGGAAGCGGAGCAGGCTGCCCTGCGCCTGGCGCCGCGGCTGGCGGGTGCGTGGCCGGAGGCGGCGCGGCGGCTCCTGGGCAAGTTGTCTGCCTCGCCCACGTCCGGCAAAGCCGCGAAGGAATTGCTGGACACGCTGGAGAAAGCCGGCGGTTATTTGCTGGGTTGGCAGGTGGCGGGGCCTTTCACCGCCGAGGGCAAGGATGGGCAGGCGTTGTTTGACCACGTGTTTCCGCCGGAGCAGAATCCGGCGCCCGTCAGTGTGACGTGGCAGATGGCGGCGGTGGGGACGCTCAAGGAGCGCCCGTGGCAGGTGGATTTGGCGGGGTTGTTTCCGGGAGACCACCGGGTGGCCTATGCGCGGGTGTGGGTGTACAGCGAGACTGCCCAACCGGCCCGGCTTGAACTGGGGGCCGACGATGGCCTGAAGGCCTGGTTTAATGGACAGGTGGTGCTGAGCGCCAATCGTGGTGGCGATGTGAAGCCGGGCGAATTCAAGGCAGACCTCGCCCTCAAGCCCGGCTGGAATGCGATTTTATTGAAAATCACCCAATGGACCTCGGGTTGGGGCTTTTGCGCGCGGCTGGTCAAGCCGGACGGCGCGCCGCTGTCGCCCCTGCGCCTTTCGCCTTATCCGCCGGAAACGCCATGA
- a CDS encoding radical SAM protein: MNQPAPNLSQLKVVRDHNRAFEEYLYVYPVISRRSRGLSLGVNLNPDKRCNFDCIYCEVDRRTPPRTTVLDVPRMREELRDLVRRVRRGELAGLGRFAEAADLTRDIKDIAFSGDGEPTMIPNFCECVQAVVEVKLAEGLAHTKIVLITDAAGLDKADVRRGLELMDQHQGEIWGKLDAGTEAYYRLVNRSPVQFARILKNLLETARVRPIVIQSLFLRVHGEVMPEAELLAYCQRLQELVQQGAQIKEVHAYTVARPTPEPFATALTAGELEAIAQTIRARTGLVVHTFP, from the coding sequence ATGAATCAGCCTGCCCCCAACCTGTCCCAGCTCAAGGTGGTGCGCGACCACAATCGCGCCTTCGAGGAATATCTCTACGTCTATCCGGTCATCTCGCGCCGCTCCCGCGGTCTCTCGCTGGGGGTGAATTTGAATCCGGACAAGCGCTGCAATTTTGACTGCATCTACTGCGAGGTGGACCGCCGCACACCCCCGCGCACCACCGTGTTGGACGTGCCCCGGATGCGGGAGGAATTGCGCGACCTCGTCCGCCGTGTCCGACGCGGCGAACTCGCGGGGCTGGGCCGGTTCGCGGAGGCGGCCGACCTCACCCGGGACATCAAGGACATCGCCTTCAGCGGCGACGGCGAGCCTACCATGATTCCCAACTTCTGCGAGTGCGTGCAGGCCGTCGTCGAGGTGAAGCTTGCCGAAGGGCTTGCCCACACCAAAATCGTGCTCATCACCGATGCCGCCGGCCTCGATAAAGCGGACGTGCGCCGCGGCCTTGAGCTGATGGACCAGCACCAGGGCGAAATCTGGGGCAAGCTGGACGCCGGCACCGAAGCCTATTACCGCCTGGTCAACCGCTCTCCCGTGCAGTTTGCGCGCATCCTGAAAAATCTCCTCGAAACCGCCCGGGTGCGCCCCATCGTCATCCAAAGCCTTTTCCTGCGCGTCCACGGCGAGGTGATGCCGGAAGCGGAGCTGCTGGCCTACTGCCAGCGCTTGCAGGAGCTCGTGCAACAGGGCGCGCAAATCAAGGAAGTTCACGCCTACACCGTGGCGCGGCCCACGCCGGAGCCCTTTGCCACCGCCCTGACCGCCGGGGAATTGGAAGCCATCGCCCAGACCATCCGCGCCCGCACCGGCCTGGTGGTGCACACGTTTCCCTGA
- a CDS encoding phosphomannomutase, with translation MSASEYPPTSLRGFLNYEPVPLQFGTSGRRGKVVDLTQLEVYLNVFAELRYLQNLPVAEGGILRGDQFYFAYDLRPSSTRRVPELGGRGEIAQAVVQAAEDAGMTPLNLGPIPTPALAAHALHHQKGCIMVTGSHIPFDRNGYKTYSSRGELRKSDEAPILQRVAHERDRLYRQVFHESLFDEAGMFKRGPRELPLESPAGRRAYARRYVNFFSGSNLQGMRLLVYQHSAVGRDLLVEVLQALGAAVVPVGRSEEFVAVDTENVHPGLLQQLQSLLDNATLEHGRFDAILSTDGDSDRPLLLGVTPEGRVKFFGGDLLGMITAHYLQADAVVVPITCNDAVDRGPLREILQPKTRIGSPYVIAGLEQARAQGKARVCGWEANGGFLTASDFRRGSQVLTALPTRDAFLPLLCCLFAAREQGVSLGELFARLPARYSAAGLLAEVPRAASLAALQPLQPEDPQVVEADWSGGHLVTRNADGALLPVSPGLQAQLEQARARLVGIFSPEAGFGALVRINYTDGLRLYFANGDVAHVRPSGNADELRIYAVADTPERAAAIVREGVAEPAGYLRRLVGG, from the coding sequence ATGAGCGCGAGTGAATATCCTCCCACCTCCCTGCGAGGCTTTTTGAATTACGAGCCGGTGCCGCTGCAATTTGGCACCAGCGGGCGGCGGGGCAAGGTGGTGGATTTGACGCAACTGGAGGTGTATCTCAATGTTTTTGCCGAGCTGCGGTACCTGCAAAACCTGCCCGTGGCGGAGGGGGGCATCCTGCGCGGAGACCAGTTTTATTTTGCCTATGATTTGCGCCCCAGCTCCACGCGGCGGGTGCCGGAGCTGGGGGGACGCGGGGAGATTGCCCAGGCGGTGGTGCAGGCGGCGGAAGATGCCGGGATGACGCCGTTGAACCTGGGGCCGATTCCCACGCCGGCGCTGGCGGCGCATGCGTTGCATCATCAGAAAGGCTGCATCATGGTGACGGGCAGCCACATTCCCTTTGACCGCAACGGGTACAAGACCTATTCCAGCCGGGGAGAGCTGCGCAAGAGTGACGAGGCGCCCATTTTGCAGCGGGTGGCGCACGAGCGGGACCGCCTGTACCGGCAGGTCTTTCACGAGTCCCTGTTTGATGAGGCCGGGATGTTCAAGCGCGGGCCGCGGGAATTGCCGCTGGAAAGTCCGGCGGGCCGCCGGGCGTATGCGCGGCGGTACGTCAATTTTTTCTCGGGCAGCAATCTGCAGGGGATGCGGTTGCTGGTGTATCAACATTCGGCCGTGGGGCGGGATTTGCTGGTGGAAGTGTTGCAGGCGCTGGGGGCCGCCGTGGTGCCGGTGGGCCGCAGCGAGGAGTTTGTGGCGGTGGACACGGAGAATGTGCATCCCGGCCTGTTGCAGCAACTGCAATCGCTGCTGGATAACGCCACGCTGGAGCACGGGCGGTTTGACGCCATTTTGTCCACGGACGGCGACAGTGACCGGCCCTTGCTGTTGGGGGTGACGCCGGAAGGGCGGGTGAAATTTTTCGGGGGTGATTTGCTGGGCATGATTACCGCCCACTACCTGCAAGCTGATGCGGTGGTGGTGCCGATTACCTGCAATGATGCGGTGGACCGCGGGCCGTTGCGGGAAATCCTCCAGCCCAAGACGCGCATTGGCTCACCGTATGTGATTGCCGGGCTCGAACAGGCCCGGGCGCAGGGCAAGGCGCGGGTGTGCGGCTGGGAGGCGAATGGAGGTTTTCTGACGGCCTCCGATTTCCGACGGGGCAGCCAGGTGCTGACCGCCCTGCCCACGCGGGACGCTTTTTTGCCGTTGTTGTGTTGTTTGTTTGCGGCGCGGGAGCAGGGGGTTTCCCTGGGCGAGCTGTTTGCGCGACTGCCGGCGCGTTACAGCGCTGCCGGGCTGTTGGCGGAGGTGCCGCGGGCTGCCAGTCTGGCTGCACTGCAGCCGTTGCAACCGGAGGACCCGCAGGTGGTGGAGGCGGATTGGAGCGGCGGGCACCTGGTCACACGCAACGCGGACGGCGCGTTGCTGCCGGTTTCGCCGGGGTTGCAGGCGCAACTGGAACAGGCCCGGGCGCGGCTGGTGGGGATTTTTTCGCCTGAGGCCGGTTTTGGGGCGCTGGTACGAATCAATTATACGGACGGTTTGCGGCTTTATTTCGCCAACGGGGATGTGGCGCATGTGCGTCCGTCGGGCAACGCCGATGAACTGCGCATCTATGCGGTGGCGGATACGCCGGAGCGGGCGGCGGCCATTGTGCGGGAGGGGGTGGCGGAGCCGGCAGGTTATCTGCGGCGGCTGGTGGGGGGGTAA
- the cobA gene encoding uroporphyrinogen-III C-methyltransferase, translating to MKAAGTVYLVGAGPGDAGLLTLRGAELLGRADVVVYDALVNPELLRLAPPTAEIIYGGKRARAHAIPQEQLNALLVQKAREGKTVVRLKGGDPYLFGRGGEEAEELAAARIPFEVVPGISSIYAAPNYAGIPLTHRSCCSSFTVFTGHEDPTKGGTSLDYAQLARTPGTKVILMGVERIREIAEELMRHGMDGATPVGMVRWGTTGRQESLVGTLATIADLAAERGFTAPAVTVIGEVVHLRERLNWFEHRPLFGQRIVVTRTREQASQLSRQLLELGADVLEIPTIKIAPLTDRQQLEDLKDALEGIGCYDWLVFTSPNGVTAFFDYFFKVFGDVRALGNVRLAAIGPATAAKLQELHLRVDAMPRQYLAKQVAQAIREHGSVENLKILLLRAETANPELPRLLSEMGAIVDDVACYRTVAETEDVTGAAERFKEEGADWITFTSSSTVEHFHARFDLPACLAQFPRLKTASIGPETSKALQRLNVTPTVEAREHTIEGLVQALRRWRPAE from the coding sequence GTGAAAGCGGCAGGCACAGTTTATTTGGTGGGGGCAGGACCGGGAGATGCCGGATTGTTGACCCTGCGCGGCGCGGAGCTGCTGGGCCGGGCGGATGTGGTGGTTTATGACGCGCTGGTGAATCCGGAATTGTTGCGGCTGGCGCCGCCCACGGCGGAAATCATCTATGGCGGCAAGCGGGCCCGGGCGCACGCCATTCCGCAAGAGCAGCTCAATGCGTTGCTGGTGCAAAAGGCGCGCGAAGGGAAAACGGTGGTGCGGCTCAAAGGGGGGGACCCTTATTTGTTTGGCCGGGGCGGGGAAGAAGCCGAAGAGCTGGCGGCGGCCAGGATTCCTTTTGAGGTGGTGCCGGGCATTTCGTCCATTTATGCCGCGCCCAACTACGCCGGCATTCCGCTGACGCACCGGAGCTGCTGCTCTTCCTTCACGGTATTCACGGGCCACGAGGACCCCACCAAAGGGGGGACGTCTCTGGATTACGCGCAACTGGCGCGCACGCCGGGAACGAAGGTGATTTTGATGGGGGTGGAGCGCATCCGGGAGATTGCGGAGGAATTGATGCGGCATGGCATGGACGGGGCGACGCCGGTGGGGATGGTGCGGTGGGGCACGACGGGGCGGCAGGAGTCGCTGGTGGGCACGCTGGCCACCATCGCGGACCTGGCGGCGGAGCGGGGATTCACCGCGCCGGCGGTGACGGTGATTGGCGAGGTGGTGCATTTGCGGGAGCGGTTGAACTGGTTTGAGCACCGTCCGCTGTTTGGCCAGCGGATTGTGGTGACGCGCACGCGCGAGCAGGCCAGCCAGCTTTCGCGGCAGCTTCTGGAATTGGGGGCCGATGTGCTGGAGATTCCCACCATCAAAATCGCTCCGCTGACAGACCGCCAGCAACTGGAGGATTTGAAGGACGCGCTGGAGGGGATAGGGTGTTATGACTGGCTGGTGTTCACCAGTCCCAACGGGGTCACGGCCTTTTTTGATTATTTTTTCAAGGTATTTGGCGATGTGCGGGCGCTGGGCAATGTGCGGCTGGCGGCCATCGGGCCGGCGACGGCGGCCAAATTACAGGAGCTGCATTTGCGGGTGGACGCCATGCCGCGGCAATACCTGGCCAAGCAGGTGGCGCAGGCGATTCGGGAGCATGGCAGCGTGGAAAATTTGAAAATATTGCTGCTGCGGGCTGAAACGGCCAACCCCGAGCTGCCGCGTCTGCTGTCGGAAATGGGGGCCATTGTGGATGATGTGGCCTGTTACCGGACGGTGGCGGAGACGGAAGATGTGACCGGCGCGGCCGAGCGGTTCAAGGAAGAGGGAGCGGATTGGATTACCTTCACCAGCAGCTCGACGGTGGAGCATTTTCACGCGCGGTTTGATTTGCCGGCCTGCCTGGCACAATTTCCGCGGCTTAAAACAGCCAGCATTGGTCCGGAAACTTCCAAAGCCTTGCAGCGGCTGAACGTCACGCCCACGGTGGAGGCGAGGGAGCACACCATCGAGGGGCTGGTGCAGGCGCTGCGCCGCTGGCGGCCGGCGGAGTGA
- a CDS encoding cupin domain-containing protein, which translates to MKRFQMAQLDALTAVRCPCGHARRAFAESGNAASVHIVQIESDAKAHYHKKMTEIYVILEGEGHVELDGELYPVKPLTAIYIQPGCRHRAVGRLTLLNIPVPAFDPADEWFD; encoded by the coding sequence ATGAAGCGATTTCAGATGGCCCAGTTGGATGCGCTGACGGCGGTGCGCTGTCCGTGCGGCCATGCCCGGCGGGCGTTTGCGGAAAGCGGCAACGCCGCCAGTGTGCATATCGTCCAGATTGAGTCCGATGCCAAGGCCCACTACCACAAGAAGATGACGGAGATTTATGTGATTCTGGAGGGGGAGGGCCACGTGGAGCTGGATGGGGAGCTTTATCCCGTCAAACCGCTGACGGCCATTTACATCCAGCCCGGCTGCCGGCATCGTGCCGTGGGCCGGCTGACCCTGCTGAACATTCCGGTGCCCGCCTTTGATCCGGCGGACGAATGGTTTGATTGA
- a CDS encoding formylglycine-generating enzyme family protein — translation MKLSVARMTAKVPATLVASLAAVTLLSAASTPVWVYENKYELVINGDFDGDGRQDVALVDRPTGNYRIGYQLKDGQLTWAMARPSRILYVTGLSAGRLLDAGKDALVFSSADGATVHIVDAADLKVAGRMTVVKPDCLGPATVVAVDIGGAGNTPEADLFINSIYNVDPVNLSTLFRNTGGKLSQMAEVEAPGALSGAQRIALQDGGPELIVAIIPGKEKSSLVFLSLASGKPEVVSKADDLPGNAAFAMGRFGNTLGALVYKPGEPALHYRPLETTGGKPALGKAAAFNLPRAIHQIFVAGQHLLAIHGTNEPAAIYAFDGAKAPVEVLSITPKPGEMVTGGFVAGPVLGALFRIEKSRFKYSTRFELYSLAGGKVTPASGGDLPPCEVTDAFLVPELHRMISAHLDIKDEAAMAPYTNTIPGSPVKYVMLPIKGGEFLMGSPANEKGRKPDEGPQHKVKVDSFWMGKFEVTWNEYELFMYPDDEKKLRSDFPTNPERDRLSDQITRPSKPYVEMSFGMGKDGFPAIAMTQHGANKYCMWLSSKTGHYYRLPTEAEWEYACRAGTTTAYSFGDDEAKLEEYAWFEKNSEEGGDWKYHKVGLKKPNPWGLHDMHGNVAEWCLDQYLPDYSARANGAVNPWVVATKPYPHVARGGSYDFEAAACRSAARIASTPDWKAQDPQLPKSVWYLTDAKFIGFRLVRPLKLPPPEVMEKTWISGVEKD, via the coding sequence ATGAAACTATCAGTTGCCAGAATGACCGCAAAAGTCCCGGCCACCCTCGTGGCTTCCCTGGCGGCCGTCACCTTGTTGTCAGCCGCCTCGACTCCCGTGTGGGTCTATGAAAATAAATATGAATTGGTGATAAACGGCGATTTTGATGGTGATGGCCGCCAGGACGTCGCCCTGGTGGACCGCCCCACCGGCAACTACCGCATCGGCTACCAACTGAAAGACGGCCAGCTTACCTGGGCCATGGCCCGTCCCAGCCGCATCCTTTATGTCACCGGCCTGAGTGCCGGCCGCTTGTTGGACGCCGGCAAAGACGCCCTGGTGTTCTCCAGCGCCGATGGCGCCACCGTCCACATCGTGGATGCCGCCGACCTCAAAGTGGCCGGCCGCATGACCGTGGTGAAGCCAGACTGTCTGGGGCCGGCCACCGTCGTGGCGGTGGACATCGGCGGCGCGGGCAATACCCCCGAAGCCGACCTCTTTATCAACAGCATCTACAACGTGGACCCCGTCAACCTCTCCACCCTCTTCCGCAACACCGGCGGGAAATTATCTCAAATGGCCGAGGTCGAAGCCCCCGGCGCGTTAAGCGGCGCCCAGCGTATCGCCCTGCAGGACGGCGGCCCGGAGCTGATTGTTGCAATCATCCCCGGCAAGGAAAAATCCTCCCTCGTCTTCCTCTCCCTGGCCTCCGGCAAACCGGAAGTGGTCTCCAAGGCCGATGACCTGCCCGGCAACGCCGCCTTCGCCATGGGCCGCTTTGGCAACACCCTCGGCGCGCTCGTGTACAAACCCGGCGAGCCCGCCCTGCACTATCGCCCCCTCGAAACCACCGGCGGCAAGCCCGCCCTGGGCAAGGCGGCCGCCTTCAACCTCCCGCGCGCCATCCACCAGATTTTCGTGGCCGGCCAGCATCTGCTCGCCATTCACGGCACCAACGAACCCGCCGCCATCTATGCTTTCGACGGCGCCAAGGCCCCGGTGGAAGTCCTGAGCATCACCCCCAAACCGGGTGAAATGGTGACCGGCGGTTTTGTGGCCGGCCCCGTCTTGGGGGCGTTGTTCCGCATCGAAAAAAGCCGCTTCAAATACTCCACCCGTTTTGAGCTGTACAGCCTGGCCGGCGGCAAAGTCACCCCGGCAAGTGGCGGTGACCTGCCCCCCTGCGAAGTGACCGATGCCTTCCTCGTCCCGGAATTGCACCGGATGATTTCCGCCCATCTGGACATCAAGGACGAGGCCGCCATGGCCCCCTACACCAACACCATCCCCGGCAGCCCCGTCAAATACGTCATGCTCCCCATCAAGGGCGGCGAATTCCTCATGGGCAGCCCCGCCAACGAAAAAGGCCGCAAACCCGATGAAGGCCCCCAGCACAAGGTCAAGGTGGACTCCTTCTGGATGGGCAAATTTGAAGTCACCTGGAACGAATACGAGCTGTTTATGTATCCAGACGACGAGAAAAAACTGCGCAGCGATTTCCCCACCAATCCCGAGCGCGACCGCCTGTCCGACCAGATTACCCGGCCCTCCAAGCCTTATGTGGAAATGAGCTTCGGCATGGGCAAGGATGGTTTCCCGGCCATTGCCATGACCCAGCACGGCGCCAACAAGTACTGCATGTGGCTCAGTTCCAAGACCGGCCACTACTACCGCCTGCCCACCGAGGCCGAATGGGAATATGCCTGCCGCGCCGGCACCACCACCGCCTATTCCTTCGGCGACGATGAAGCCAAACTCGAAGAATATGCCTGGTTCGAGAAAAACAGCGAGGAAGGTGGCGACTGGAAATACCACAAGGTGGGCCTCAAAAAACCCAACCCCTGGGGACTGCACGACATGCACGGCAACGTCGCCGAGTGGTGCCTCGACCAGTACCTCCCCGATTATTCCGCCCGCGCCAACGGCGCCGTCAACCCGTGGGTGGTGGCCACCAAACCGTACCCCCACGTCGCCCGCGGCGGCAGCTACGACTTTGAAGCCGCCGCCTGCCGCAGCGCCGCCCGCATCGCCTCCACGCCCGACTGGAAGGCCCAGGACCCCCAACTGCCCAAGAGCGTGTGGTACCTGACCGACGCCAAATTCATCGGCTTCCGCCTCGTCCGGCCCCTCAAGCTCCCGCCGCCGGAAGTGATGGAAAAAACGTGGATTAGCGGCGTGGAAAAAGATTAA
- a CDS encoding alpha/beta hydrolase, with the protein MSLETDFVPAAEKDSRWLMLVLHGLGDSMEGYRWLPEAMGLPWLNYLLVNAPDPYFMGYSWFDFPGDPMPGVRRSYQLLASLLDAQRQAGFPSPQTYLFGFSQGCLMTWVTGVKYPHRLAGCVGISGFLPDPEALLREKSPLAHEQRFLITHGTLDPLLPFAAAKAQARQMQAAGIQVEWHEFAKAHTIAGEAEMAVIRRFVERCRAAAG; encoded by the coding sequence ATGAGTCTGGAAACGGATTTCGTGCCGGCGGCGGAAAAAGATTCCCGATGGCTGATGTTGGTGTTGCATGGCCTGGGCGACAGCATGGAAGGCTACCGATGGCTGCCCGAAGCCATGGGGCTGCCCTGGCTGAATTACTTGCTGGTCAATGCCCCCGACCCCTATTTCATGGGCTATTCCTGGTTTGATTTCCCGGGTGACCCCATGCCCGGTGTGCGCCGCAGCTACCAGCTCCTGGCCAGTCTCCTCGACGCCCAGCGCCAGGCCGGCTTTCCCTCCCCCCAAACGTACCTCTTCGGCTTCAGCCAGGGCTGCCTGATGACCTGGGTCACCGGCGTGAAATACCCCCACCGCCTCGCCGGCTGTGTCGGCATCAGCGGTTTCCTGCCCGACCCCGAGGCCCTGCTGCGGGAAAAATCGCCCCTCGCCCACGAGCAGCGCTTCCTCATCACCCACGGCACCCTGGACCCCCTGCTACCCTTCGCCGCCGCCAAGGCCCAGGCCCGCCAGATGCAGGCCGCCGGCATTCAGGTGGAATGGCACGAGTTCGCCAAGGCCCATACCATCGCCGGCGAGGCCGAAATGGCCGTCATCCGCCGTTTTGTCGAACGCTGCCGGGCAGCTGCCGGTTAA
- a CDS encoding enoyl-ACP reductase FabI has product MESLSGKTGIVFGVANKRSIAWAIAQAWHRAGARLAFTYQGERLKDNVTELAASLSADTLVLPCDVTRDEEIQQVFATVEKHFGGLHLLLHSIAYAPKEALEGQFVNTSREAFRIAHDVSAYSLVALARAAAPLMKDGGSILALSYYGAEKVVPHYNVMGVAKAALEACTRYLAYDLGPQKIRVNCISAGPVNTLAARGIGGFTDMLKHYEANAPLRRNVTLEELGATGLFLASDGAAAITGQVIYVDCGYCIMGMQTAAGGS; this is encoded by the coding sequence ATGGAATCGTTATCGGGAAAAACCGGGATTGTGTTTGGTGTGGCCAATAAACGCTCCATCGCCTGGGCCATTGCCCAGGCCTGGCATCGCGCCGGCGCGCGCCTGGCGTTCACCTACCAGGGCGAACGCCTCAAGGACAATGTGACCGAACTGGCCGCCTCCTTGAGCGCCGATACCCTCGTGCTGCCCTGCGACGTCACCCGCGACGAGGAAATCCAGCAGGTGTTTGCCACCGTGGAAAAACATTTCGGGGGGCTTCACCTCCTGCTGCATTCCATCGCCTACGCGCCCAAGGAGGCGCTCGAAGGCCAGTTCGTGAACACCTCGCGCGAGGCCTTCCGCATCGCCCATGACGTCAGCGCCTACTCGCTGGTGGCGCTGGCCCGCGCTGCGGCGCCGCTGATGAAGGACGGCGGCAGCATATTGGCTCTCAGTTACTACGGCGCGGAAAAAGTCGTGCCGCATTACAACGTCATGGGCGTCGCCAAGGCCGCGCTTGAAGCCTGCACCCGCTACCTCGCCTATGACCTCGGCCCGCAAAAAATCCGGGTCAACTGCATCAGCGCCGGCCCCGTCAACACCCTGGCCGCCCGCGGCATCGGCGGCTTCACCGACATGCTGAAACACTACGAGGCCAATGCCCCCCTGCGGCGCAACGTCACCCTGGAGGAGCTGGGCGCCACCGGCCTGTTTCTGGCCAGTGACGGCGCGGCCGCCATCACCGGCCAGGTCATCTACGTGGACTGCGGCTATTGCATCATGGGCATGCAAACCGCCGCCGGCGGCTCATGA